The DNA segment GGAGGGGAGGCACCTGTGGGCAGAGACGGGGCAGCTCTTTACCTGAGAACAAGACCTGGGAAACCCTCATCCGAGCCACCGGCTACAACCTCCCCCTGGTGGGAAGACCACACGGAAACAGGAACCTGGGCGCCGGGTGAGCCCGCAGGCTCAGTGCGCTGCCAGGGGGTGCAGAGGTGGACGTGGCGGCGTGGGGTCTCATTCATGGGGAAGCTTGTTATCAGTCCTGGGGCCTCAGGAAAGTGCCGCATGGTGGTCCCGTGGTGGGGATGAGTGCACAGCTGGCACATCCAGGGATGCAGTCGGCATCTGGGTCACTGTTGCACTAGCCGTGCAGAAGGACCACCATCCCACCTGCAGCTCCTCTGCCCCCATGTTCCCTGCCTTACCTACTGGACACTCCTTAAAGCACATCCAAACTCTCCTGAAGAGCAGGAAGCCACCAGCAAAGACAGGGACCCTGTCACACTGAAAGATGCCTCCCCCCACTCTTAAGTGTGACAGGCTGGAGTTGGCACCCATAGGAACTGAAGGCACTGCTCAGAGAAGAATCTTCCGAATTTCCAGACATGCATCCAAGCATCCAGGACACCGCAGcaatccccccaaccccaccacttGCTGTCATGCCTGGAAATGGAAAACAGTGAGCTGGGATCATCAAAGAAGCTGTCTCAGTCAGCTTCGTTACCTCATGCTGTGTAACAAAAATCCCAGCGTCTTCCGCCAGCAGCAGAGGATTTCTCGATCTGTGACAATCCCATCCTAGTGGCTGGGGCTGGGTTCCACGGCAAGTCGTGGAAGGGGCAGCCCTGGTCGGGACACTACTGGTCTCGcagtggagagagaaaatgatgagGCCATATCCAGGCCCCTGTGGCCTGCGTCACACCGATTCCATGTCATTGGTCAGAGCAAGTCATGTGACCAGATGCGCTCTCAGCTGTAGACCCCTCCCACAGGGCAGGGCAGCCTGTCTTTGGACAGCAACGCAATTCATCCCAGTGCAGAGCCAGCTGGAGGAGGAACTGACCAATGGCTCACGCTCTCTGTCCTGGCCAGGTCGGACCAGAGAGGTACTGAGCTAAAGCCACAGTTGTCatgattcatttttaattatgCTTTGTCCATGCGTCTAAATTTAtaatgagggggagttcccatagtggcgcagcagtgataagcccaactagcatctgtgagaacccaagttcgattcctgggcccactcagtgggttaaggatctggcattgccgtgagctgcggtgtgggtcaccgATGCAGCTCAAGTCTGGTGtggctctgactgtggtgtaggccggcagctatggctccaatccgaccgctagcctgggagcatccacgtgccacaggtgcggccctaaaataaataaataataatgaggtttctctcttttttactttttgctttttagggctgcacctgaggcacatggaagttcccaggcatggaggtgaatcagagccgcagctgccggcctacaccacagccacagcaacgcccagatccaagctgcatctgcaacccacaccgcggctcacagcaacgccagatccttcatcgaccgagcaagaccagggatcagactagagtcctcatggatactagtcaggttcattaccgctgaccCACAGTGggcattcctctttttttttttaattcacctaAACACTGGTAGTCAGTGTGGTCCACCCcgaagaaaagtttgaaaacagCATCTGAACGGGGACTCTCACCATGGCTGGCGTTATGCTCAACGGTGCAGGCCCTTGGGCTGCATCTTACAGATCTCAGCCAGCTCTTACCGTGCGATCCAGCAACCGTGCTCTTTGCTATTTCCTCAAAGGGCTCGAGCCCCTAGGTCCACCCCAAAAATGCACACAGCTGTATTCATAATTCCCGAACTTGGACGCAGAGATTCCCTCGGTAAGTGAATGGATGTATAAACTGTGCTCCGAGCAGACGATGGGctattattcagaaataaaaagtgacctaggagttcccatgtggctcagcgggttaagaaccacaCGTTTtctccatgaagaggcaggtttgatccctggcctcgagcagtggatcaaggatccggtgctgccatgagctgcagccttggttgcagatgcagctcggatctggcgtggccgtggctgtggcgtaggctggcagctgcagggccgattcaacccctggcctgggcacctccatacgccacgggtacggctacaaagaaaaataaataaatgaaaagggacCTATCAATCTCACCTGGAGGAATCTTAAAAAGCAAAGTGAAGGCAGCCAGGCTGAGAAGGCTGTGCGATCCCAACTATGTGCCCCCTCCTCGAAAAGGCAGGACTATGGAACCAGTCAAGAGAGCTCTGCTGGttgcggtggggtgggggatgaagaAGAAGAGCCCGGAGGCTCTTCAGGGCTGTGAAACCACGCCAGACAATCCTGTAAAGGTGGATGCATGGCATCCTACATCTGCCCAAACCCACAGAATAGCCAACGTGAAGGGTGAACTCGAGCTcctgcctggctcagggggttaaggatcagtatgacagctgtggcgcaggttccatctctggcctcgaaACGTCtgaatgccatgggcatggtcccccccccccaaaaaaaaatagtgaactcCTATATAAAACATAGACTTCAGTTCATATTTTCATAATGTAGGAAAGCAGGTTTCTTGTAATAAGAGATTGCTCCCGAGACAGCATCGGGGGAAAGCAGATGGAAGCAGGGGGCTGGCTGTGCTGGGCTGCGTCCTGGCTGGTACTCTGCCAGGGAATGACCTGGGCAGGTGGCTTTGTGTCTCTGAGCCTCCTCGTCCTCACCGGGAGCGTGGAAAGCTGGTGGGAGGACTAAGCACGGGTCCTGGCGTCCTCGGGGCCCGGCTGAGAGTGACAGGGGAGGCCTGTCCGAAAGCACGggctctcccctctcctcacaTGGAACCCAGTTCCTCAGAGGCCTCCCCCGCCacttccccatcccctcccccctcaccccaTCAGCTGTCAGGTGTCCCTTGCTGGTGGGGTTGGAAGAGGCTTCCTGACACCGAGGCTTGAAACAATAGCCCCTGGCCCGGGGCTCAGTCTTGTTTACTTCCAATACCGCCACTGCCGCCGCTGCCGCTTGCTTATCAGGTTTTGTGATGTCACCTCCCACCGCAGAGGCAGCTCCTGCTCTCGGGGGATTGGGTCCATCTCCTTCAGCGCCCCGTCTCCGGTgcccagagcagtgcctggcaagCTGGAGGCACTTGGAATATTTGCCAGCCTGGCACCTGTCCCTGGATGGCCCCACTTCCCCCTCCACCCAGCTGCCTTAGGATGCTTTTAAAATTAGccttggcttggagttcccatcatggctcagccactagcgaacctgactagcatccatgaggacacaggttcgatccctggcctcgctccatgggttgaggatccggtgtggccatgagctgtggtataggtcacagatgtggctcggatcccatgttgctgtgactctggtgtaggccggcagctacagctcccattggacccctagcctgggaacttccgtatgccccaaatgcagccctaaaaagacaaaaagaccaaaaaaaaaaaaaattacctcggCTTCTGTCACTCTTCTTTCATTGCCCCCAAGGGCTCCCTACTGCCCACAGGTAAAATCCAAGAGTCGATGCCAGCCCATCAGCCCCAGGAAGGCCCAGGAGGCCAGGGGAGACTGGGCAGGTAGACCAGGCAGTCTTACATCGAATAATGATTAAGCCACGTAGGGGCCCGACGCCCACCCACAAGCCAGGCCAGCACCAGAGGAGACACGCAGGCATCCCTCTCGGCCTGACGCTCCTGCTTCATCCGGACACTCCGACTCCAGGACACCCAGCCAGCCTGTCGCCCTCAGGGCCTCTGGCTCCGTCCTCCCGCAGGCTCAGCCCCACCTTGGCATGTGGGTGCCAACCCTTCCTATGGCTTCCCTGAATACCCAGCTGAAGTACCCTGTCCCTTCTCAGCCTCTGCCCACTGGTCATCGCGTCCTTGCTTTATGAGTAAAGGCTCGACGTTCTGTCTTCCCAGCCTGGTGCATGGGGGCTGCCCGGGTCATGGAGGTGACTCAAGACCACTGCTTGTTCCCCAGGGAGATCAGCCTCCGGGTATCGGCTGCGAGCTCCTGCCTGGAAGAGAAACTGGCCCGAGAAACCAGTTCCCCTTCCTGCTTTCTAGAAAGCCCCTCCGAGTGACACGAGGATGCTGGGTGGCAGGGGGCCCGCATGCACGGGTTCCCTGCGGGGGCCGGGGCTGTGAGCATCAAATCCAGGAGGACGCCTGGCTGGCCTGCCCCACCAAGGTCCCTTCCTCAGCACTCTGTTTGGGGCCGaggacagggctggggaggggtctgCCCAGGCAGACCCTGTCCTTAGTAACCAGTGGTCCTTCAGGCAGATCACTGATGCCCGGGGGCTCCCTGCTCAAGACGCAGCTGCCGTCCTCCTCCCTCTCAGCCAGGCTGGGCTTCCACCTGGTCACATGGGTGGGCGTCGGGGAGGCCCCCACCCCAAAGGGGAGATGAGAAGCCAGAGTCAGACCTAGGCAGGTCTAATTCCCGCACTGTGTCCAGGCCGAAGgcggcagggcagggcagggcccctCCTCATTTTCCAGGGGCACATTCTCGGCAGTGTCCAGCCCCAGCCGGGCCTCGGGGCCAGTCAGGCTCCCTCCTCTCCACCCTTTCAGGCAACTGGGGGGCGGGGTAAGTTAAGCGCAGGCCGAAACCGCATCTCCAAGATCAAGGCTTGAGCCGAGCCTTTGAACTTGATCTGCGGGGGACATCGGTGTCCTCAACAGCCCCCCAAAACAGCAACCTAGAAAAATGCACCACCACTGCTCCGCTTCTCCCAGCCTCAGGCACAGCGAAGATGCTGCCAGGCGTCCGTTTTTGCTATTTCACGTCACCCTTTCCGTTGTAAGCCATAATTTTCAGAGGTTTATAggtcagctataaaaaaaaataaacctctcCTTTTGACAAAAAAGGGAGCACTTTGAAACTAGAAGGCTGGTGGGTGCATGGGTGGACCCAGGCCTGAGTTCTTCCAGCAAAACGTCCTGGGAgcccgcccaccccacccccacctggcagGGGCCGCGTgtcatctcccccccccccccatagcgCAGGCCTGCAGGCCGCCCCTCCCCAACTGCTGGCTGGCTTACAAAGGCCAGGAACACATCAGGGGTCCTGAGGCCCCACCCTGGGGAACCAGGCCACAAAGCTGGGGCCTTTGGAGCCATTGGGGCTCCACCTTGCGCGGGGCCTGAGGAATTGaaagctcaggtccctgctgctCAGGCCAGCAGGTGCCACAGGAGCCCCACTGGGGCTCGGCCCAAGGGAGGTGGGGTGTGGGTGGCTTCCTTGGAAGCTCGGTCTGGCACACAGCCCTCGTGGGGTGGCGGTGGTGGGGTGGTGTGCGTGTGAGAGACATGGAGAGCGAGGGCGGGGCCGCTCATCCCTAAATTaggggcctggggcaggtgggCGTGGGCCAGCCCTGCCAGGAGAAAGTCCCCCTGCCTGGGGGGGGGACTAGAAAATAGCCTGGGCTGCCCCCTGGGTTCTAGCTCCCTAACTTTTGGGGGTGCCAGAGGAGAAAGCTGAAGGCAGTACAAGCACACACGGAGCTGAGTTGCAGCATTTTTCGGCCTCTTTATTTAGAACCCGGCGGACGAGGAGCCGGGGCAGTGGTGCAGACGGCTcaggaaccattttttttttttttttaacagatttgtcttcaagtttaaaataatcataataataaaaagagacaGCGAAAGCGCGAAGAGACTGCAAGCTAGATGGGCTTgtacggcagctacagcttgggaGCGACCCTCCCCCCAGAGTCcgctacaaaaataaatttacatttgcCGATAACCAGATGCGGGTGACGTGCCTTTGGCATAACCAATAACCGAGCTATTGCGTGGCAGAGCGGCCCACGCCTCgacataaatagaaaatataagttagtataactttaaaaactttttgtacaaatatacatgtttttttcttttttcctttttttttcgtttttcttttttttttttttttgcactgagTTTCAGCAGagattaaacattttatataaatgactcTTAAAGCTTTACACCTTGGGACCAGTGTACTCCTCGTGCAGAATACATTTAGATATAAAAGACGTTATTAATACATTGCACAGTTTTCAAACTTTAAACAAAACCGAACGCTGCTCCGTGGCAGCTGCCGCCGGTTGCTGCTACGTGGACGGTCCCAGCCGAGGCCCAGCGCTCCTCTCCTGTCCGCTGCCCAGCGGGCTCCCTCGGGGCTCTTTGGGCGCGAGGCTGCGGGAGAGAGGTGCGGTGAGCCAGGAGAGGAGACAGAGCGGCCGCGAGGGCGCCGCGGGGCGGCCCCTCCCCGCCCGCGCGCCCGGGCCGCCGCACTCACCTCTCATCGCAGCCGCTTGCGCGGGGTTTGCTCAGCCGAGCCGACGGCTGGAGCGGCGCCAGGCGCGGCGCATCCCGCGGGAACCTCGTTCGACGCCTTGGCCTCGGGCGCGGGTCTCTTGCGCTTGGCGAAGAAATCTGCGGGCGACAGCGCGCGCAGCGGGTCAGGGCGGGGTCGGCCGGGGAGCCCAAGAGGGGGCCGGGAGGGGGCGCGGGCGGCTGGCCGGCCGAGGTGGGGGCGCCGTCCCCGCCCGCGCCGAGGTCCGCGGCGGGTCAGCTTTGTTTACGTCGCCGCGCAATGTGCTGTGTAAGCATTTCCCCTTGTCCCGCGGCCAAGACCCCCGGGGCTACAGCCGCTCTTAACCCCCTCCGCGCCGCGATCGCCGCGCCCGGCCGCGCCCGGGGAGGGGCGCCAGCGGCCGGGGCGACGGTCGCGCTCCGAGGGGGCCAGAGCGCgccctcccatccctcccccgTGAGCCTTTCGAGAGCACAACAGGGTGGGGACCGGGTGCGGGCGCAGCCGCGCCCCGCGCGCTGCGGGCCCTTTAATGCCACGGAGGAGGCGGGGACCAAGTGAGGCCCCCGAGGGCCGAGGAGCCCGGCCGGCCGGACAAAgcagggccgggccgggccgggccggggcggggctgcGCGGGACTCACCGGAGATGAGAGGCCCGGACAGCTTCTTGATCGCGGCGCCTCCGGCGGCGGCAGTggtggcagcggcggcggcggcagtggcggcggcggcggcggcggcagcggtgtTGGCAGTGGCGGCAGTGCCCGGCGCGGGGCGCCCCGAAATCCCTGAGTGCGGCGGCTCGGCTAGGGGCTCCTGGCTGCGCGGCGGCGAGACCGCCTCCTGCTCAGCGCTCTCCTGCggcgccggggccggggccggggcgggcgCGACGGCGGGGCCGCTGGACGGCGGCGCCGGCGCCTCCCCGAGGCCGTCGAGGGACTCATCGGCCGGCGGCCCGGGGGGCGGGCTATCGCTCGCGCCGTCCGGGCGCGGACGAGGCGCCAGGAGCAGGCGACAGCGCCCCACCTGCACCGTCTCGCGGTAGAAGGCGGGCACGGAGTCGCTGTCCACCTCGGTCCACTGCAGGCGCCCGGGGCCCCGCAGTGGCACGTCCTGCTGGAAGTTGTAGTCCCAGCGACGCTGGTCCTCGGCGCTCAGCTCAGCCAGACGGATCTGCAGCTCACGACTCAGCTCCTCGTGGTCCACCGGCCCGAAGAGGCTGCGGCAGGCGCTGGTGCGCGCGAACAGGGGAAAGGTGCGGCGGGCGACGAGGCGCTCCATTGCCAACACGCTGCGGAGACACACGTCGGACATGTCCGAGGACTGCGCGGGCCGGGCGgcgggagaggaggagagaggaaaaggaggaagaggagagggaaggagggcggAGGCCGGGAGCAAGTGAGACCCCGAGTAGCCGGAGTCTGCATTTGCAAAGGGACGCGGCGGGAGGGCGGCGCGGCGGCTACCTGGCTGTCGGGCCGTGGACTGCTCCTGAGTCTCGTTCGCTGTGTCGTCCGGCCGGCGGCCGCGCCCCCTCAGTGCCTGTCCTCGCTCGCTAGGCTGGCTCTGGCCTGGCTGGCACCCACCGAGCGCAGAGCACTTGGCCTGTGGAACGCCCAGTCCTCGCGCGCCCCTTTATACGCGAGggtcccacccccaccacccccccaccccccgggcgcGGGCCCCGCTGCTATTAGCATAATGTAGTATTTTCAGTTTCAACAACACCGCGGCGATTGGCGGGCGCCGCGCTCCCCCCGCCCCTCTGGCGGCCcggcccccgcccgccgcccaTTGGCCCTTTGCACACACCCACccgagggcggggcggggcgcgagGGCCGATTggcggggcgcggggcgcgcgcagtggcggggagggggcggggcgcggggcggaGCCCGAGTTAAAGGGCGCTGCGGGCGGTAACGTGACACCGCGGCGCCCCGCCCCCTCgccccattcccccacccccccgcgcTCCCGCCCCACGCCGGCTCCTTTGTCTGCAGGCGGGGGCTGCTGGGCTGCGGTGGCGCGGGCGCCCCCCTTCGGCCGGAGGGAGCGCTCTCCCCGGCTTGCGGCGACAGCCGCTCGCAGGACCGGCGTCCGGCCTGGCCCCGCTCGCCGCCCGAGGGGCTCCCAGTCCCGCCGCTCCCGCTCGCCCTTTCGGGCCTCCCGCGCCAGCTGACGAGCCTTTAACCCGCCGCGGCCAGCTCGTCCTGGGCTGGAGCTAGATGGGGTCTTCGGCTGCCCCCGCGCGACCTGTTGCGCGGGAGGCTTATATCTCTGGAAGGGTTCCGCGCACCTGGAGCCCTGACACACCTGCTGGCCCTAAGGTCCACGCGCGGGGAGAGGAGATTGGGGGACCAGGGGGCGGGAGGCTCTGCTCCGCTCTTTCTCCAAGAGCGAAGCCGCGGGCCCATCGAGACCGGCTCTTCATCGCCTGGAGCCAGGTCTGTTAGTTCTTGGGGGCTGCCCTCCCTGCCTGGCAGATGGACACCTGGCTTTGCCCTCCTGAGCTGTGCCCACCATGCCACTGCGTGGGTGCTCAGCCACCTCATGCCTGGGCCAGGCCGCAGCCACACCAGGCTGCCCAGACTGGCCGGCTGGACGCTCTTGTGCCGGATGGTATTGGACGGGGCACTGGAGGCTTCTACATGGGGGTGGGCCTGGCCCGGCCTGCCTGGGGCCCTGACTGAGTATTGCTGATCCTCTGGCCCAGCCTTATCCCTTGTCACACAGGAactacccccacccccgccgagGGGTTGGGGGGCAGTGATGGGCAGGCACCCAGACAGCCCTGCTTCAGCTGCTTCTAGGGGCGGTACCTCTCTTCGACCTCCGGGACGGCTAGCACCCTCTCGGTTGGGCCCGGTAATCATTGTTGGTTGGGAAAGTACGCCCCTAAGAATGCGTGACAGGGCATGCAAGCCGGTGGGCTCTGCCATAGTGCCAGGGAGAGAGGCCAGCCCAGAAAGGGGAGGCCCTGCCAGGCAGGGCCCACGGCCCACTCTCCTGCTCCTTGGTAGGCCCCTGACCCTCCCCCGTGGCCATCCCTACTGGGCGAGGCCACAGGAGACCATTAGTTTCTGCTGATTTCCCCTGGGCTCAGCCTgcccaggcagggagggggacAGCCGAGCAGCGGCTGGTGGGCCCACCGGAGCCCTGAGCTCTCGGCCCTGTCCCAGGTGAGCCTCTGACCTCGGTGAGAGAGGCAGGTAAGGCGACTGGACCtccacctgcctgcctcccccaaaGGCTCAGGGGGGTTCCAGGATACCGCAGGGCTGGCGCTCCGTGATAGCATGCAGATGTGTCCTGGAGGGGGATCAGGAGAGGCAAGCTTTAAGGTGAGGCGGGGGACAGGGCAGGGAAGCAGCCCGGATAAGACAGGGCAGGTGGCCGCGCTCGGCTCTTCATAGCAGGACCGAAGCTGACCATTCGTGTTGGCGTCTTTATTCTGGTTTGTACACTGCATTGCAACTTTCCCACAGCAAGTACAGATGCTCCAATGTTTTCATTTTCGGGAAAACAAGATGACAAGGGCTCCCCTGGCCCCTCGGACCCCTTGGGTGGAGCCCATCTCATCTGGCCTGGGCTCAGGAGGCAGGACCTCACCCCAccctcatgccacagccacaccaacctCCCCAGGGACCATGCGCACAGGACACGTGGGTAATGACCACAAAATGTGGAACCACATGGCCGCAAGGATTTCCCAAGAGGTCGTCGGGATGCCCTGTTGTGGCCATCCCGGAGGGCAGGCCAGGGAAGgggccacccccagccccagctgggcCACCGGCCTGTCTGCCTTCCAACACAAGGAAAGCCACCTCACTCACAGCCCGGCCCTGGACACCCAGAGGAGCCAGCACTCTCCTCGCTGGGAGGGACTGCCCCGTGGTATAAGTACCTACCTGCCCTGGGCCCCCCAAGAGCAGGGGACCTGGTGCACGCTTAATGACTTAGCAGGAGCTGGCCCTGCCTCAGGCCTCCGTGCAACCCTGGTCCCCGTCCACAGTCCGGGGACAGGCTTGGGAAGGCCACTCCCGCTGCCTTTGAGGCACACTGGACCCCTCCATGGGTGCCAGCTGAGTGCAGGCAGGTGGGTCCCGGGGCCTCCACAGTGACAAGCCCAGCAGCATGTGACTCAGGGTCCCACGTCCGAGGACTGAGAGTGGACGTCCCATATGCGTCAGGCCCCACAGCGCAGCGGCTGTGCAGCCCACGGCCAGCCAGCCCATGTGTTCCTGGATCCCTTGCTGGGCCTCACCTGTTTTACAGGGAAAGGACCAGAAAGCGGGAGACCTGGAGCCGGGAGCCTGGGTAAACCACCAGGGTAAACAGCAGGGTTGGGACCCACCCGGGTTGGGACCCACCCTCCCTCAGCTGCCTGGCTTCCTACTCATATTTCTCCAGGGACCATGGGGACACCTCTCTCAGCCACCTCCTTAAGGCAGGCAGGTGACCTCTGAGTCTGGGACCTTGAATTTGATCAAAGATGGTCCTCACTGGCTTAGGGAACCTGCTGGTCCCTGGAGTGGGGTGGGTCCCCCAGCCGGGGACACACAGGGAGGAGGCAGCTGAGGGGCGGAGGGCTGGGAGGCGGGCACGGAGAAGAGGCCCAGTCCTCCATCCAAGGGGCTCTGAAGCCAGCGAACATCTGTCTAGGTACAACAGCCAAGCTCTACTTCTGTAATTAAAAATGTA comes from the Phacochoerus africanus isolate WHEZ1 chromosome 4, ROS_Pafr_v1, whole genome shotgun sequence genome and includes:
- the CDKN1C gene encoding cyclin-dependent kinase inhibitor 1C isoform X2, whose translation is MERLVARRTFPLFARTSACRSLFGPVDHEELSRELQIRLAELSAEDQRRWDYNFQQDVPLRGPGRLQWTEVDSDSVPAFYRETVQVGRCRLLLAPRPRPDGASDSPPPGPPADESLDGLGEAPAPPSSGPAVAPAPAPAPAPQESAEQEAVSPPRSQEPLAEPPHSGISGRPAPGTAATANTAAAAAAAATAAAAAATTAAAGGAAIKKLSGPLISDFFAKRKRPAPEAKASNEVPAGCAAPGAAPAVGSAEQTPRKRLR
- the CDKN1C gene encoding cyclin-dependent kinase inhibitor 1C isoform X1; the protein is MSDVCLRSVLAMERLVARRTFPLFARTSACRSLFGPVDHEELSRELQIRLAELSAEDQRRWDYNFQQDVPLRGPGRLQWTEVDSDSVPAFYRETVQVGRCRLLLAPRPRPDGASDSPPPGPPADESLDGLGEAPAPPSSGPAVAPAPAPAPAPQESAEQEAVSPPRSQEPLAEPPHSGISGRPAPGTAATANTAAAAAAAATAAAAAATTAAAGGAAIKKLSGPLISDFFAKRKRPAPEAKASNEVPAGCAAPGAAPAVGSAEQTPRKRLR